The sequence below is a genomic window from Spiroplasma gladiatoris.
TATACTGGGTGCTACAATAGTTTTTTTCATTAATTTTTCTTCTTTCTTTCTAAATCTAAAATTTCATTTTGCATTTTTAGATAGTCTTCATAGATAAATAATGGAAACTCTTTATTTTCTACAAGTTTTTTTATAGCACATCCAGGAGTCTCTCTAAAATGTAAACAATTATTAAATTTACAATCATTAATATGTTTTGCAAAAAAAGCATAACTTTGAGCTAATTCGCTTTGCTCGATTGATTTAAAGTTAAATGATGAGAAACCTGGTGTATCTCCTATTAAAGCTTTTTTATAAATGAATAATTCATTTTTAGTAGTTGTGTGTTTCCCTCTGTTTAAAGCTTTAGAAATTTCTTGAGTTTTCTCAAGTGCTGTTGGAATAATGTGATTTAAAGTTGTAGATTTACCAGCACCAGTTTGACCAGTGAATACAGAAACTTTTGATTCTAATATTTTTAAAAAGGCTTTTCATTCTTTATTTGTTTCAACCATATTGTTTATTAAAAAAATTTCATAACCTATTTTTTTGTAATCGTTTGCTATTTCTCATACTTTACTATCTTTTTTCAATAAATCTACTTTTGTAAAAGCTAAAACAGGTTTTATATTAACAAATTCAATAAAAGCTAAATATTTATTTAAAGTAAATGAGTTAAAATCTGGTTCTTTTACAGATGTAATAATTACTACTTGATCTACGTTTGCTATTCTTGGTCGATATAATTCGTTT
It includes:
- the rsgA gene encoding ribosome small subunit-dependent GTPase A; translation: MLVGIILKIISEYAYVYFENKLYECKTIGKLRHQKQSPITGDYVRFEILDETNLKGSILEIKKRTNELYRPRIANVDQVVIITSVKEPDFNSFTLNKYLAFIEFVNIKPVLAFTKVDLLKKDSKVWEIANDYKKIGYEIFLINNMVETNKEWKAFLKILESKVSVFTGQTGAGKSTTLNHIIPTALEKTQEISKALNRGKHTTTKNELFIYKKALIGDTPGFSSFNFKSIEQSELAQSYAFFAKHINDCKFNNCLHFRETPGCAIKKLVENKEFPLFIYEDYLKMQNEILDLERKKKN